ctctcccctttcccagggCCCCTTCCGCAGCCCCTCATGCCAAGAACACAGCTTCCCCATTTTCATGGGCCAGGAGACGTATCCTGCCCCTTCCATGCGGAGCGGCACTCCTATACAGCCCACTGGCGGAGGCAATCCACCTCGGCGCCCAGCGGCTGAGGCAGACTCCCAGGAAGAGCTAGGCTGCTGACCGGTCTCTGTGGGCGTTCTGGCCCTTCTTTCTAGCTCAGGCTGCTCTCCCAGGGCCCCCAAATAGGCTCCCTTCTGACtctgtaaatttaattttattgcacTATCCACTCAGCTGAGACGTTTGGCCCCCGAGACCCACCTTCCAGAAACAGTAAGTATATACTTGTGCTACTTGAAGGACTTAAGTCCCAGAAGCAGCTAATGGCTGGGCAAATCCTAAGTGTTTTATCACTAATGGTTAACTGGTGCTTGTAACTGCCCACTCCTTatgtttattaagtgcttactctgtaccaggcactgtcctagttGGTGTGTGTATATAAGATTTCTTTTAATCGTCAAATCAACCTTTTGAGGACCATTCCTGTTTTAGAGGTGGGAACATTAAGACTCAAACAATTTGCTCAGGTTGTCGAAATTACACAGCGGTGGGCTGGGACAGAGATCACCACAGCTGCAGGGCTCCAAACTCTTCCAACTCTACCCTTCCACCACGGAAGAGCTGGCTGGGGACAGGGACCAGAACACTTCTCCACAGCCTAATACTGGCACACCTTGGGAAGCCTCACCACAGCTCTCCCGGAACAGCTTCCTGTCTTATGCTCTTAAGAGCATGTCcagcacgggggtgggggtgggggtgggggtgggtaggctGCGCAAGGCGCTGCCGATTTATACCAGCTCCCCGCTCCCTTCTCCCAGACCTGGCCTCTGAGGAATCCGGATGCACGTGCCACCCTGGCTGCTGCAACCCGTGCCCGCAACTGCCGGTCTGTGAACAACGCCAGCCCTGCGCCAGCCGCCGGACCGGACACTGTACACACTTGATCTCAGTGAAAACTCCCCCAAACTCTGTGAGGCGGCTACGGCATCATCATCCCCGTTTATCCACGAGGATAAACCTCGTGAACGTCAGACACCTGCTCAAGAACTTAGCCGACTTTCAACAAATGAAACCGTCGGGGATCAGGGATTCCCCGGGGCGCCGCCGGGGCCCGGCCTTTTCCAAAGCACGTGCCCGAACCTGCACACTCTCGGGAACGCTAACCTCACATCCGCTGGGCCCTCCACGTGGACAGGGGCCCGGAGCGGGCAGAGGCAGGCGGAGGAGCGGCGGCGCCGGGGTTAGAGCCCGGCCTCCCGACCCCCAGGTCTTCAGGACGCCCCCGCCCTCCAACCGCCTCCCCGACCCGGAGGTCTCCCTCAGCCCGGGCCCGCGCAGCACTGCCTGGTCGCCGGCTGCGCGCCGTGGCCCGCGCGGGCCCCGCGCAGGGGGCACGGAATACCCACCTAGGTCCATGGCGGCGACGCTGGCGGTTGcgcgggccgcccctcccccaccaggccgCGAGGGTGGCGTAAGCGTCACGGCACAATGGGCGGCCCGCGGGGGCGGGACAATGGGCTGCGCCTGGGTCCTCGCCCGCTGTCTCAGCTCCGGCTCCGCGCGGTCCCCAGCAGACCTCGGCCGCTCCGCGCGCACGCGCGGTCCCACCTAAGCGCCCGCGGCGTCGGGACCGCCAGACCCACAGCGCCCCCTATCGGCCCGAGGCCTCCAACCGGCCAACAGGCAGGTACCGGCGCCTGGGTCCCAAGGcgtgccccgccccgccccctccagcccAGGCTCGGCTCCGCGGAGCGTCTGTGAGGTCCCCTCCATCCTGGACCCCAATCGGTCCTACCCACTAGTTCCGCCCCGGGCCCCACATTCTCCCGCACCCAGTACTCCCCGGATACCCCCTCTCCCGCAGTTCACCCTCACTGAATGTCCCTCCCCAGGTTGCCCACTAACCCGCATGGACGCACCACTCCCTGAGGAGCTTCCTCCCCCGCAGCGGGTCTCTCGTCCCACTCCGACCCGCCTGGCCCCTCAGTGCTCCTCCTTCCGAGAGCAGCAGCTGCTCTATAATTTTCTGGCATCACAGACACCTTTGAAATGTTAACGGGTTGTCCTTCGCCTTAGAAAATGCACTGTGCGAGCCAGAACACCTATGGGGGAGATCTAATCCAACGGGCCCCAGCTTGCAATCTGTACTTTATGAAAACCCACACTTGACTTCTCACTGAGAAAACGCACAAATATCCTATGTTCTTCGCACACATTGCCctgtctcctttcttccctttccctcctccccagcgTTAATCATTAGCCTCAAGTGTTTCTAACTCTTAATCCTTCAGCTTCTAGGGTCGGATACCTCCTAGAGAGCACAGAGGGGCCCAACCTCAGCTCCTACAATGTGCCAAGTGGAGTTTGAGCTGGCCTGCGCTGCTATCAAGCAGTTGAAGGGGCCAGTGAGTGACCGAGAGAAACTGTTGGTGTACAGCTATTACAAACAGGCCACCCAGGGCGACTGCAACATCCCTGCCCCGCCTGCCTCGGATGTGAAAGCCAAGGCCAAGTGGGAGGCATGGAACGAGAACAAAGGAATGTCCAAGATGGACGCCATGAGGATCTACATCACCAAAgtggaagaactaaagaaaaacgAAGCTGGTTAGGGAGGACAGAGTAGCATGGCTCCTCTGGTAGGGAATGGGGCCCTTTAAACATCTTGATGGCAGAAATGTCCTGAGACCGTAACAACCACCATAGCTGAGACGTCAATAAATCATTCAAACTGCATGATAGTGATTGTCTGCTACTGAAAAGTTGATGACCTGTGACTGTGTGATGAAAAGTAACTGTGAGAGTCCTGGGGGAggtatccaaaatgtataaaatgcatCTCTCCTTCAGGGAAAGTTTCATCAAAACTGGCTTTGTGTAGGATTCTGAGTTCCCAGCCTTCCTATTCCCAGAGCATAGAGGACTTGTGGGAGAATC
The DNA window shown above is from Hippopotamus amphibius kiboko isolate mHipAmp2 chromosome 17, mHipAmp2.hap2, whole genome shotgun sequence and carries:
- the LOC130840423 gene encoding uncharacterized protein LOC130840423, coding for MLLRACPARGWGWGWGWVGCARRCRFIPAPRSLLPDLASEESGCTCHPGCCNPCPQLPVCEQRQPCASRRTGHCTHLISVKTPPNSVRRLRHHHPRLSTRINLVNVRHLLKNLADFQQMKPSGIRDSPGRRRGPAFSKARARTCTLSGTLTSHPLGPPRGQGPGAGRGRRRSGGAGVRARPPDPQVFRTPPPSNRLPDPEVSLSPGPRSTAWSPAARRGPRGPRAGGTEYPPRSMAATLAVARAAPPPPGREGGVSVTAQWAARGGGTMGCAWVLARCLSSGSARSPADLGRSARTRGPT